Genomic window (Candidatus Vicinibacter proximus):
TTTTGTTGACTACCGATCATGGGGGCAAAGGATTTGGTCATGGCGGATATTCACCTGAAGAAAGGCAGATCATGTGGTGGGCGTACAACGAGGGGATTGTAGCAAGGAATTTTGATGCTACGGAACATGGCAACCTGAATATGGATTGTTTTCCCTATTGCAATGTGGAAGAACGATCGGCACCTGTTCAGGCCGATATTGCAATTACTGCACTGCATCACTTATTATACAAGGATTGCCCTACTTTTGAGCAGGACTGTGAGATTGGATTTGACGGTAGATCGTGGCTGGCAGAAATGGGGCTCACGCAATCTCGATCCCAGCAGGTTACACTGCGATGAAAATTTAAACAGTTTTTGTTTTAAGCTTTTCAAAGTAATTGACTCCTACATGCAATACGATATTATTGCATGAAATAAACTCGCTGCTATAACTTTATTTTATCTCCTTTTTGAAGTCGCCATTTTTTAAATCGCTCAAATCATTTTTCCGGAAAAATTTGTTTTTTTATTTTTCAACAAAATGGAAGTTTCGGAAAATTAATTCTATTGCATCATGGCATCCACAATGGCAGTTCTAAAATCAAAAAATACCTGTTGTAATTTACTTTCCGCATCTGTACCATAATTGATCATGAAAGAAAGTGTCATGTCCTGATTTGGAAAATAAAAAACATCCGCTGTGTAGCCAAGATCTCTGCCGGAATGGCCATAAGCAAATTGATCGGGAGCTCGTTCGGTAAAACTTTTCATTACGCCCAATCCCAGAAGTCTGTCTTTGTTTTCCTCTTTGTGTCCGAAGGTGAGCATCGCATTCAAAGATTGCGTTTTTAAAATTACTTTATCTCTGAAAAGGAGTTCAACAAAATGCAACAAATCAATGGAGGTGCTGTAAAGCCCACCATAACCATTACCACTGCCGGTATTGTAATTGGTCAGGTTAACAATTGTGCCATTGTTGTAGAGATCAAAATAACCTTGTGCAACGGTATGAGATGGAGGTATGTCATGCCAGTAGTAATACGTATCCTCCAGATGATTTGGTTTAATGAGTCTTTCTTTAATAAGTTCAGCATGTTGTTTTCCGGTAGCTGCTTCAATGACCATGCCTACCAGCAAAGTATTGGTATTGGAATATTTGACAGAATCTCCGGGTGAAAAAACCTCTTCATCCCCTCTTACAAAATCCAGAAGTTCTTCTTCTTCCCAAAATTTGTCGGGTTGGTTTAGGACAGCCAGATAAAATGCCTGATCTTTTATCACATCTGCGATTCCGGTGGTATGACCAAGGCAAGTTCTGATGGTAGCTTCTTTTGCATTTTTTATATCTTTCAGTTGTTTGTCGGTGAGCCATTTGCTAATGGGGTCATCCAAATTCAACACACCATCTTCGACAAGCAAGTGCGTTAAAGTTCCTACAAACATTTTTGTAATGCTCGCAGCTTTTGAAATGTGACAAGGCTCAAGAAGTATGCTTTTATTAATATCCGCCATTCCTGACCCTCCCAGCCAAAGACCATTTTTATCTCTTATCGCCACAGAAATTCCGGGCATACCCTTTTTGACGTATTCGTCCATTACAGACTGGTACACATTTGCCTTAGGATGGATGGATGAACTATCCCCTGAAGGAAGATTACAATTGGCAGTGTAAGGAATTTTATCCTCCTTTTGGCAGGCCGTCCATAGGCTTGCACAAAACAGGCACATCAAAATGTAAGATATGTTGGTACGCATAGATTATTTTTTGAAATAAGTCAGGAAATTCGAAGCTACCCCTAGGTGGAACAAATTATATGGTAGAATGGTGACATAGTTCTTCACAAAGGGTGTCTGAACCATAAACTGGTATTCGACAAAAATCCTCAGCGGATGTTCACCAAATGGGCTGAAAGTATAAGAAGGACTGATGCTTAAAGCCAACATGGCCTGTGGTCTTCCGATACCTTTGCAGTCCTTATAATTTCCATTGTCGTTTATTTTAAAAACCTGCAGGTCCGGAATGGAATGGAGGTAACCAACAGCCAGTCTGGATTCAACGCCAAGATGTTTTGCGGCCATCCATCGTCTGTAACCGAGTTCGCCGAACAACTGAATTGCATATTGGGAATTGCGGTGATAGAAATAGCCTAGCTTGGCATTGTACAAAAGCTGGTTATTTCCTTTGTTTTTCCAGAGGAATTCTGCCCCAAGATTAAATCCGGGATGGAGTATTGAGGATGTAAGAAATAAATCTCCTCCCCCTGGAAGCATGGTGTTGGCATTCAGTACTGAAAAAACTATGGTGGGTAGACGGTTAGAAGATTGTGCTTTAGTACTTATAAAAATGCAAATACATAAAATCGTGCAAATAATTCTACCTACCGTTTTATTTAATTTTTCATTGGGACAACTTTATTCCCAAATGTATTTTAAAATTGGCATTTTTTCTAGGAAATATTTAACATGTATTATTAAATAGATGGAAACCATTTTCTATTTTAGGTCACTAAAGTGCAGTGGAATTTTTGAAAGTTAGTAACTGTTCATACTCGATGACGCATTTAAATATAAAATCTGTCTTCAAATCTAATCATTTGGATGATTTAGTAATAAAAATCCCTGTCAATCAAATCTTACATATAAAATGCAAAAATAATGACAGGGATTTTTACCACATTTTATGATTTAATTCCAACCGCCACCAAGAGCTTTATACATATTTATTTTTGCCATCAATTGTTTCAATTTTATCTCAGTAAGATCAATGGTTGATTCCAGAGCTTCGCGTTGAGTAAGCAATACTTCAATATAATCTGCTCTTGCAGAGCGGAACAAACTGTTGGAAATGCCAACAGAATTATTTAGAATATCCACTTCCTTTAATTTTGTTTCATAGCTTTTGGTAAAATTTTCTATTGCGTTTAACTGATTCACTACTTCAATAAAAGCATTTAATACAGATCGTTCATAATTGTATACAGCCTGTACCTTTTGGGCATTGGCATTCAGGTAATTTGCCTTGATGGCATTTTTGTTGATCAGCGGAGCCATCAAATCTCCTCCAAGGTTATAAAGAAAGGATTCCGGATGGATGAGATGTGTAGGATTAAAAGCTTGCAAACCTAAACCTGCGGTTATTTTAAACGAAGGATAAAAATTGGTTTTAGCGGATAGTACGTCCAATTTAGCAGCGGCCAATTGCTGTTCCGCTTTTTTGATATCCGGTCTGTTGGCCAGCAATTGGGAAGGAATGCCTTCGTTTACTTCCTCAAAACTTGTTTTTAAAAATAAGCCAGAATTTCTATTAATCCTTTGAGGAAAACGTCCTGCAAGAAAATTGATTTTGTTTTCAGTTTCTACAATCCGCTGGCGTATACTGTACTGCAAATTTTTTGTGTACAATAATTGAGCCTCAAATCGGTTGACAGCCAACTGTGTTACTTTTGCCGCATCTTTTTCAAGTTTAATTACTTCCAGCGCGTTCGTTTGAAGATCAATGTTCTTTTCAACAATATCCAATAAATTATCCAATGCTATTAACTCATAATATGAACTGGCCATTTCTGATATCATGTTCGTAATGAGAAAATTTTTTCCTTCTACAGTGGATAGATATTTCAATACTGCGGATTTCCTTGCATTCCTCAGTTTTTTCCAAACATCAAGTTCCCAGGAAAAGTAAGTACCAATCAAGAAGTCGCCAATGTATTTGGGTCCTCTGTCTGGATCTTGTTTCAAGTCTTCTTCGGAAAACCCATTCCATGTATACTTGCCTGCCCTGTCTGCAACAGCTCCTGATCGAAGGTTCACAAAAGGTAGGTATTCACCTTTTCTTATGCTTATCTCATTTTTGCTGATTTCGATTTCCTGCAATACCATATTCAATTCCTGGTTATTCTTTAATGCTGTATCAATCAGCGCAATCAAGATGGGGTCATTAAAATAATTTCTCCATTGAATGGATGCACTGTTGAGTGTATCCTGCGCGTTGCTGTACCTGGAAGGAACTGATTTATTTTCCTCCCGGCTTACATAGGAGGGTACTTTGCAGGCACCTAAATACAGAGCTACCAATATGAGTAAAGAATAATTAGTTTTCATTTTTGTCATCATTTTCAACTTTATTTCCGAATCGTTTAATAAATTTTTGGAAACGTTTACTAAAAGCTCTTTCATTACTGCTTTCAACAAAATGTTCAGTTAACGGATTTTCATCTTCATCTCTGATGAGGTGTTTTCCTTCTTGCATTTTTCCGAAGATGTAATAAAGTCCGGGTACTAATACAACACCGAAGACGGTACCAAACAACATGCCTCCCAATGCAGATGCACCAATCGTATGGTTACCCACAGCACCTGCTCCTTTTGCTATGACCAGTGGTATTAATCCTGCAATAAATGCAAAGGATGTCATCAAGATGGGGCGGAAACGCGCTTTGGAGCCTTCCACGGCGGCTTGCAGGACACTCATTCCCTGATTGTGTTTTTTGTACTGCAAATTCAACAATCAATACTGCATTTTTTCCAAGCAATCCAACCAACATAATTAATCCTACCTGCGCATATACATCATTAGAAAGTCCCATGGCTTTTAACATGAAATAAGTACCAAAGATGCCAGGAGGAATGGACAGTAAAACTGCAAAAGGCAAAAGAAAACTTTCATACTGTGCCGCCAGAATCAGATAAACAAAAAATAGGACAACCAGTAAAATATAAATGGCTTCGTTACCTCTTCTGGCTTCATCATACGAAAGTCCTTCCCAAGCAATATCATAGCCTCGAGGCAAAGATTGTGCCGCCACTTCTTTAATCGCATTAATTGCATCACCGGATGAATATCCTTTAGATGGTGAACCATTAATGAGTGATGATATATACAGATTGTAACGAGCTATTTCATTAGGTCCCTGCGTTTTAGTGATTTTCATAAAAGCAGAATATGGCACCATTTCATCATGATCGTTTTTTATGTACATATTGAGAAGGTCTGATGGTTGTTTTCGAAACTCAGGTCCTGCCTGTGTATACACTTTGTAATAATTGTTGAAGCGAATAAAGCCTTGCTCATAGGTACTGCCAATCATAATGTTTAGATTTTCCATAGCCGCACCAATCGAAACACCTTTTTGCATAGCCAATGCATTGTCCACGGTTATTTCATATTGCGGATACTTGGCAGAGTAAAAAGCAAACAAACCAGTTAACTCTTTTCTTTTTTCAATGCTTCTAAAAATTCTGCATTCACTTTGTCAAATTCCTGATAATCCACATCACTGTGCTTGTCTAACAAACGCAGAGAGAAACCATCTGAAGTTCCATATCCGGGCACTGCGGGTGGTTCGAAGTATTCAATATTTGCAGGCAGGTCTCTTGATTTTTCTTCCAGCTCTTCAATAATTTCCTTAACCGTTTGATCCCGTTCAGACCAATCTTTTAAATTAATTAAACATGTACCTGCATTTGAGCCCCTTCCTTCAGTGAGTATTTCAAAACCCGCCAATGAAGTAACGGAGGCTACTCCTTCAACCTCTCTGCACAGGTGCTGGAGTTTTCTTGATATTTCATTTGTGCGTTCCAGCGTGGTGCCCGGTGGTGTTTGAATGATTGCATAGATCTGTCCCTGATCTTCACTCGGAATAAATCCGGCCGGGAGAACTTTGTTTACACCAAAAATTCCAAATGCAAACAGGAGCAACATGCCATAAGTAATAATTTTTCGATCCACAATCAGGGTTAAGAATTTAGTGTATTTACCTGTTAGCTTTTCAAAGGTGTTGTTAAACCAATCCAAAAAAATACTGACAGGGGATTTTGATTTCGGCTTATCGTGTGTATTCTTTAATAGTATGGCACATAATACAGGAGTGAGCGTAAGTGCCACAAAACCTGAAATAACAATTGCAAACGCCATAGTGAGTGAAAATTGACGATACAGCACACCAACGGGTCCTGTCATAAATGCAATGGGTACAAAAACAGAGGTCATGACCAGTGTAATGGCAATAATGGCGCCGCTGATTTCTCCAATTACCTTTTTAACAGCTGCAAAAGGAGAAATATTTTCTTCCGCCATCTTAACGTGAACAGCTTCCACTACTACAATAGCATTGTCTACCACAATACCTATTGCCAGTACTAATGCAAATAAAGTAATGAGGTTGATGCTCAAGCCAAATGCCTGCATGAATACAAATGAACCAATCAAGGATACAGGTACTGCGAGAATAGGAATTATAGTAGAGCGAAAATCACCAAGGAATAGATAAACCACAAAAGCAACCAGCAAAAATGCTTCTAAAAGTGTGTGCATTACTTTGTCAATTGACGCATCCACAAATTTTGAAACATCATAATTGATTTCGTAGTCAACACCAGGTGGAAAATCCTTTTTCATTTCCTGCAGTTTGGCTTTCACCTCATCAATTACCGTACTTGCGTTACTGCCCGGGTTTTGTTTTAAAACCAGTGATGCAGAAGGGTTGCCATCTTTATTAGAATAGATATCCACAAACTCACTTCCTACTTCTACCTCAGCAATGTCTTTTAATTTAATGTTTTCCCCATCGGGATTTGCTTTCACGATAATATTCTGATATTGCTCGGGTGTATTGTACCAACCTTTATAAGTAAAAACATACTCCTGAGATTGTGCTTTTTTGCCTGAGCTTAGACCCACTCTTCCCGGTCGCGCCAATACACTTTGTTCATCAATGGATTTTAAAACTTCCTCAGCAGAAATTTTGTAAGCCCTCATTCTGTCCGGGTTCAACCAAACCCTTATGGCAAATGAACGACTGCCTATGGCTTGTGCAAAACCCATCCCTTTAATACGTTGCAGCTCTGGCAGTATATAGGTATTGGCATAATTAAACAGAAACTTTTCATCCACTTTGTTATCCTTGCTGTACAAGTTTAGATACATGAGCATACTCGGCTGTAACGGAGTTATAATTACCCCTTCCCGTTGAACAAGTGGTGGTAAATTGGTCATTACCTGATCTACTCTGGATTTAACCCTTACCGCTGCAAGTGTGGGGTCTGTGCCCGGTTCAAATACAACATCAATAGTGGCTTCACCTGCACTGGTTGCATCGGATAAAATATATTGCATGCCTTGCACACCATTTATGGCACGCTCCAAAATGGTCACCGTTGATTTGATCAATACATCCGCATTGGAGCCTGGAAATTCAATAAAAATGGATACTCTCGGCGGAGCAATATCAGGAAACTGCGCTACCGGTGAAGTTTTAATTGCCAATAAACCCAAAAAAACAAGGGCTACGGATAAAGCAATTGCAAGAACCGGCCTTTTTATAAACTTATTAAACATGGTTCAATTTTTGTTTGGTTTATGCTTTATTCCGCATGTAAATTATTTAGCTCAGCAAGTTCTTTTTCAAACGAAACAATTTTGTATTGAATCTTTTCGTCGTTC
Coding sequences:
- a CDS encoding efflux transporter outer membrane subunit; its protein translation is MKTNYSLLILVALYLGACKVPSYVSREENKSVPSRYSNAQDTLNSASIQWRNYFNDPILIALIDTALKNNQELNMVLQEIEISKNEISIRKGEYLPFVNLRSGAVADRAGKYTWNGFSEEDLKQDPDRGPKYIGDFLIGTYFSWELDVWKKLRNARKSAVLKYLSTVEGKNFLITNMISEMASSYYELIALDNLLDIVEKNIDLQTNALEVIKLEKDAAKVTQLAVNRFEAQLLYTKNLQYSIRQRIVETENKINFLAGRFPQRINRNSGLFLKTSFEEVNEGIPSQLLANRPDIKKAEQQLAAAKLDVLSAKTNFYPSFKITAGLGLQAFNPTHLIHPESFLYNLGGDLMAPLINKNAIKANYLNANAQKVQAVYNYERSVLNAFIEVVNQLNAIENFTKSYETKLKEVDILNNSVGISNSLFRSARADYIEVLLTQREALESTIDLTEIKLKQLMAKINMYKALGGGWN
- a CDS encoding beta-lactamase family protein; this translates as MRTNISYILMCLFCASLWTACQKEDKIPYTANCNLPSGDSSSIHPKANVYQSVMDEYVKKGMPGISVAIRDKNGLWLGGSGMADINKSILLEPCHISKAASITKMFVGTLTHLLVEDGVLNLDDPISKWLTDKQLKDIKNAKEATIRTCLGHTTGIADVIKDQAFYLAVLNQPDKFWEEEELLDFVRGDEEVFSPGDSVKYSNTNTLLVGMVIEAATGKQHAELIKERLIKPNHLEDTYYYWHDIPPSHTVAQGYFDLYNNGTIVNLTNYNTGSGNGYGGLYSTSIDLLHFVELLFRDKVILKTQSLNAMLTFGHKEENKDRLLGLGVMKSFTERAPDQFAYGHSGRDLGYTADVFYFPNQDMTLSFMINYGTDAESKLQQVFFDFRTAIVDAMMQ